One window of Parus major isolate Abel chromosome 12, Parus_major1.1, whole genome shotgun sequence genomic DNA carries:
- the GMPPB gene encoding mannose-1-phosphate guanyltransferase beta, whose protein sequence is MAQDGQLYAMELQGFWMDIGQPKDFLTGMCMYLQALRAQHPEKLHSGPGVVGNVLVDPSAKIGANCVIGPNVTIGAGVVVEDGVRIKRCTVLEGARIRSHSWLESCIVGWSCSVGQWVRMENVTVLGEDVIVNDELYLNGANVLPHKSISESVPEPRIIM, encoded by the exons ATGGCACAGGATGGGCAGCTCTACGCCATGGAGCTACAGG gcTTCTGGATGGACATTGGGCAGCCAAAGGACTTCCTCACGGGCATGTGCATGTACCTGCAGGCGCTGCGGGCTCAGCACCCCGAGAAGCTGCACTCGGGGCCCGGTGTCGTAGGGAATGTGCTGGTG GACCCCAGTGCCAAAATTGGGGCAAACTGTGTCATCGGCCCCAACGTGACAATCGGGGCTGGCGTGGTGGTGGAGGACGGGGTGCGCATCAAACGCTGCACTGTGCTGGAAGGGGCCCGCATCCGCTCCCATTCCTGGCTGGAGTCCTGCATcgtgggctggagctgctccgTGGGGCAGTGG GTGCGCATGGAGAACGTGACTGTGCTGGGCGAGGACGTCATCGTCAACGACGAGCTCTACCTCAACGGGGCCAATGTGCTGCCACACAAATCC